A window of Paenibacillus sp. 19GGS1-52 contains these coding sequences:
- the lepB gene encoding signal peptidase I: MIVVQQNLQKGLDEVGGTGQLPLKKNKNEILEWIKAIAIAVVLVVLIRWLLFKPFIVEGSSMKPNFHTRERVIINEILYDIRSPRRGEVIVFHVPSEGKDFIKRVSGVPGDYVKVEGDVVTINGEVVSEPYIKEAIDDAHNNNALYNNKNFPNEDFSDATVPKGYLFVMGDNRSDSKDSRMIGYVPLTDVVGRADLIFWPLDDIKIINYNR; this comes from the coding sequence ATGATAGTTGTGCAGCAAAATTTGCAAAAAGGACTTGATGAGGTTGGAGGAACAGGCCAACTTCCACTCAAGAAGAATAAAAACGAAATTTTAGAATGGATTAAGGCAATCGCGATTGCTGTAGTGCTTGTTGTTTTGATTCGCTGGCTTTTGTTCAAACCCTTTATTGTTGAAGGTTCTTCAATGAAGCCTAACTTTCATACTAGAGAACGAGTGATTATAAATGAGATTTTGTATGATATAAGATCCCCTCGCCGGGGTGAGGTCATTGTATTTCATGTGCCTTCCGAGGGTAAGGATTTTATCAAACGGGTCAGCGGTGTTCCTGGAGATTACGTAAAGGTTGAGGGGGATGTAGTCACTATTAACGGAGAAGTGGTTAGCGAGCCTTATATCAAGGAAGCTATCGATGATGCGCATAATAATAATGCTTTGTATAATAATAAGAATTTCCCAAATGAAGATTTCTCGGATGCGACAGTACCGAAAGGATATTTATTCGTAATGGGAGATAACCGTTCGGACAGTAAGGACAGCCGAATGATCGGATACGTACCATTAACGGATGTTGTCGGACGGGCAGATCTAATTTTCTGGCCCTTGGATGATATAAAAATAATCAACTATAATAGATAG
- a CDS encoding IS66 family transposase → MVLSLFLSGEEKRDFYSCGLCLGHFRQQFARSGLTLSRQTLANWMMYGADQWLTPLFERMKEHLLQQDILHADETTLQVLREPGKSAESPSYLWLYRTGRMGPPIVCYEYRPTRGGEHPRNFLAGFSGYLHVDGYAGYHKVAKVTLVGCWAHARRKFDEALKALPSAEARIGTAAQQGLTFCNQLFAIERELKEGTPEERGTVRMERSRPVLDAFSAWLRQQKSRVLPKSALGQAITYCLNQWEKLTAFLKDGRLEIDNNRSERAIKPFVIGRKNWLFANTPRGAKASAVIYSVMETAKENGLNPFQYLKFLFEQLPQLPDLKDTEALDPFLPWSSALSAICRVLKA, encoded by the coding sequence ATGGTTCTGAGTTTGTTTTTGAGTGGAGAGGAAAAGAGAGATTTTTATAGCTGCGGGTTGTGCTTGGGCCATTTCCGCCAACAGTTTGCCCGGTCGGGGCTGACGCTATCGCGGCAGACCCTGGCGAATTGGATGATGTATGGGGCGGATCAGTGGTTGACACCGTTGTTTGAGCGAATGAAAGAACACTTGCTGCAACAGGATATTCTGCACGCGGACGAAACGACGCTGCAGGTGCTGCGTGAGCCTGGGAAGTCCGCGGAGTCACCGTCTTATCTGTGGCTGTACCGGACCGGACGCATGGGTCCGCCCATCGTGTGTTATGAATACCGCCCGACGCGTGGTGGGGAGCATCCCCGAAACTTTTTGGCTGGATTCAGTGGATATCTGCACGTGGACGGGTATGCGGGTTACCACAAGGTGGCCAAAGTGACCTTGGTCGGGTGCTGGGCTCATGCGCGACGCAAGTTTGACGAAGCCTTAAAGGCCTTGCCTTCCGCGGAAGCCCGGATTGGAACGGCCGCGCAGCAGGGGCTCACGTTTTGCAATCAGTTGTTCGCGATTGAACGAGAACTGAAGGAAGGGACGCCGGAAGAACGAGGAACCGTCCGAATGGAGCGCAGCCGCCCGGTTCTGGATGCTTTTTCGGCATGGTTACGTCAGCAAAAATCTCGGGTCCTGCCGAAAAGCGCACTGGGCCAAGCGATTACCTACTGCCTGAATCAGTGGGAGAAGTTGACTGCTTTTCTGAAAGATGGGCGACTGGAGATCGACAATAACCGCAGCGAACGGGCGATTAAACCGTTTGTGATTGGACGCAAAAACTGGCTTTTTGCAAACACTCCACGCGGAGCTAAGGCCAGTGCCGTGATCTACAGCGTGATGGAAACGGCAAAAGAGAATGGACTGAATCCGTTCCAGTACTTGAAGTTTCTGTTTGAACAGCTTCCACAGCTCCCTGATCTAAAAGATACGGAAGCGCTGGACCCATTTTTGCCTTGGTCATCCGCTTTGTCAGCGATCTGTCGGGTATTAAAAGCCTAA
- a CDS encoding autorepressor SdpR family transcription factor, producing the protein MAINKVFKALADPTRREILELLKEKDLTAGEIAEHFDISKPSISRHLNILKEAELVWDERKANYIVYSLNTTVFQGVLKWLIDFRNEKEM; encoded by the coding sequence ATGGCTATTAACAAAGTGTTCAAAGCCCTTGCTGATCCTACGAGAAGGGAGATATTAGAACTTTTAAAAGAAAAAGATTTAACGGCTGGGGAAATAGCTGAACATTTTGATATCAGTAAACCCAGCATCTCACGCCATTTGAATATTTTGAAGGAAGCTGAATTGGTGTGGGATGAGCGAAAAGCGAATTATATTGTTTATTCGTTAAATACCACTGTTTTTCAAGGCGTACTAAAGTGGCTCATTGATTTCCGAAATGAAAAGGAGATGTGA
- a CDS encoding FAD-binding domain-containing protein — protein sequence MPPRNPVTQSQTNDPEGTYIRYWMPELAHLSNKEIHLARPEAIVDLKSSRALAIETYGRILKTKK from the coding sequence ATTCCTCCAAGGAATCCGGTCACCCAATCCCAGACGAATGATCCAGAGGGAACATATATTCGGTACTGGATGCCAGAGCTTGCCCATCTGTCCAACAAAGAAATCCATCTCGCCCGGCCAGAGGCCATTGTAGATCTGAAGAGCTCACGCGCCCTTGCTATTGAAACTTATGGGCGGATTTTGAAAACAAAAAAATAA
- a CDS encoding polymorphic toxin-type HINT domain-containing protein, giving the protein MKGNRTVQLSTASSLHTDTMDYTYDQANPLKSVTRNGVVTAYKYDGDGLMREKNNGSTTRFYYDGENIIAEGSVSGSTVSFKARYVLGYQLISMKNQWGTVGYYLENGHGDVVNLYKQDQTLLNTYDYDLWGNPKVTEEADQYNNPFRYAGEYGDTNTGLQNLRARWYDPSIGRFITENTWEGRINHPDSQNPYIYVVNNPLIYVDPSGHIFDVIFDIASLAYDTYQFVQDPSWENAGYMGLDVAAAAIPFVPSASAPLRSLNKVDDVSDAVSSVKKAVSSICNCFVEGTEVLTDQGEKPIKEIEIGDRVLSKDDETGEVAYKEVVGLFQKQADQIYTIHIGEEIIEVTGEHPFWLDGQGWTLVKELKVGDLLVSSEGSKLAITEIEKAPRQTTVYNFEVKDFNSYFVSDLGVWVHNCAVGGTGNAGPTEPYNRKKHYGYTPKTSDRKAIGGESVDHDPPLVKRYYEGDPKTGEKPGYLQTPAERKASANDRTRMQPATKAEQNSQGGQMSQYSKGQKKNHGL; this is encoded by the coding sequence GTGAAGGGTAACAGGACGGTACAATTGTCGACGGCTTCGAGCCTGCACACCGACACGATGGATTATACCTATGATCAGGCCAACCCGTTGAAATCGGTCACTCGCAACGGTGTCGTCACTGCCTACAAATACGACGGCGATGGCTTGATGCGGGAGAAGAACAACGGTAGCACCACCCGCTTCTACTACGACGGGGAGAATATTATCGCCGAAGGTAGCGTGTCCGGCAGCACCGTCAGCTTCAAAGCCCGTTATGTGCTCGGCTATCAGCTGATCAGCATGAAGAACCAATGGGGTACGGTAGGGTATTACCTGGAGAACGGTCACGGTGACGTAGTGAACCTGTACAAACAGGATCAGACGCTCTTGAACACCTACGACTATGACCTTTGGGGAAATCCAAAGGTCACCGAAGAGGCAGACCAGTACAACAATCCCTTCCGCTACGCCGGTGAATACGGGGATACCAATACGGGCTTGCAGAACCTGCGAGCGCGATGGTACGATCCAAGCATCGGGCGATTCATCACTGAAAATACGTGGGAAGGACGGATTAACCATCCGGACAGCCAGAACCCGTATATCTATGTGGTGAATAACCCATTGATTTACGTGGATCCAAGCGGACATATTTTTGATGTAATCTTTGACATAGCTTCTCTTGCTTATGACACGTATCAGTTTGTACAAGACCCGAGTTGGGAAAATGCAGGTTATATGGGTCTGGATGTTGCCGCAGCAGCGATTCCTTTCGTTCCTAGTGCGAGCGCTCCGCTTCGATCGTTAAATAAAGTGGATGATGTATCCGACGCGGTGTCTTCGGTGAAGAAGGCCGTCAGCAGCATATGCAATTGCTTCGTTGAAGGAACAGAAGTGCTTACGGACCAAGGTGAAAAACCGATCAAGGAGATTGAGATCGGAGACAGGGTCCTCTCCAAAGATGATGAAACCGGAGAAGTGGCCTATAAAGAAGTCGTGGGACTGTTCCAGAAACAGGCGGACCAGATCTATACGATCCACATCGGGGAAGAGATTATCGAGGTAACGGGAGAGCATCCGTTCTGGCTGGACGGTCAGGGATGGACACTGGTAAAAGAGCTGAAGGTTGGAGATTTGCTAGTTTCCAGTGAAGGTTCCAAACTGGCCATCACCGAGATCGAGAAAGCGCCGCGGCAAACCACAGTCTACAATTTTGAAGTCAAAGATTTCAACTCCTATTTTGTATCTGACCTTGGGGTTTGGGTGCATAATTGTGCGGTTGGGGGGACGGGTAATGCTGGACCAACCGAACCTTACAACAGGAAAAAACATTACGGTTATACACCAAAAACCTCGGACAGAAAAGCGATAGGGGGAGAATCAGTTGACCATGATCCTCCATTAGTAAAGCGTTATTATGAAGGAGATCCGAAAACAGGAGAAAAGCCAGGTTATTTGCAAACTCCGGCTGAACGTAAAGCAAGTGCAAATGACCGCACAAGAATGCAGCCTGCAACAAAAGCTGAGCAAAATAGTCAAGGTGGGCAAATGTCACAATATTCAAAGGGGCAGAAGAAAAACCATGGACTTTAA
- a CDS encoding suppressor of fused domain protein: MDFNINNKIIQDHYLKIWGNSCSSHELLKGPIHELPPGFKVLKFPPTSSRNMWAYATSSLSQSQEDNPIEIHVFAPQEQDSLIELLTVIAHYHNTGAKLKLGDTVNFGVPWLPQSKCEYGIISLPYLDGPSLEWLQNDTFQTRFLWLIPITRQEVDYKKKFGLDSLEEKFDDLSFNYLDPYRDSVV; the protein is encoded by the coding sequence ATGGACTTTAATATTAATAATAAAATAATCCAAGATCATTATTTAAAAATATGGGGTAACTCTTGCAGTAGCCATGAATTATTGAAAGGTCCAATTCATGAATTACCACCAGGGTTCAAGGTGTTAAAGTTTCCACCAACATCTTCAAGAAACATGTGGGCATACGCAACCAGTAGTCTTTCTCAGTCGCAAGAGGATAACCCTATAGAAATTCACGTTTTCGCTCCCCAAGAACAGGATTCTCTTATTGAACTTCTTACAGTTATTGCTCATTACCATAACACAGGAGCAAAACTTAAATTAGGGGACACTGTAAATTTTGGAGTGCCATGGTTGCCACAATCAAAATGCGAATACGGTATAATATCACTACCATATTTAGATGGTCCTTCATTGGAATGGCTACAAAATGACACTTTTCAAACAAGATTCTTATGGTTAATACCAATTACTAGGCAAGAAGTGGATTATAAGAAGAAATTTGGACTGGATTCTTTAGAGGAAAAATTTGATGATCTATCATTTAACTATTTAGACCCCTATAGGGATAGTGTCGTATAA
- a CDS encoding RHS repeat-associated core domain-containing protein, with amino-acid sequence MNLFKQDQTLLNTYDYDLWGNPKVTEEADQYSNTFRYAGEYGDTNTGSQNLRARWYDPSIGRFITEDTWEGRINHPNSQNPYIYVVNNPLI; translated from the coding sequence GTGAACCTGTTCAAACAGGATCAGACGCTTTTGAACACCTACGACTATGACCTTTGGGGAAATCCAAAGGTCACCGAAGAGGCAGACCAGTACAGTAATACGTTCCGCTACGCCGGTGAATACGGGGATACCAATACGGGCTCGCAGAACCTACGAGCCAGATGGTACGATCCAAGCATCGGGCGCTTCATCACCGAAGATACGTGGGAAGGACGGATTAACCATCCGAATAGCCAGAACCCGTATATCTATGTGGTGAACAACCCACTGATTTAA
- a CDS encoding DUF416 family protein — MLFEPTILFNNLERLTNKQKIAFGASLCERLLPNYMKFTEIEKWGDFSFMRRTLDEIWKHILENEISESRIEELMVGCYRLTPGADDFISIYTSFAIDAGGAIHETLKCCLDGKAEHIVDVASFARDSLDKYIQEKNDLQYSDPSFEERILNDPLMQRELQRQKKELNLLRNEIILNVQFISNELLFNKGKSILDN, encoded by the coding sequence ATGTTATTCGAGCCAACAATATTATTCAACAATCTAGAAAGATTGACAAACAAACAGAAAATAGCTTTCGGTGCTTCCTTATGTGAAAGATTACTGCCAAACTACATGAAATTTACTGAAATCGAGAAGTGGGGTGACTTTAGTTTTATGAGAAGGACTTTAGATGAGATATGGAAGCATATCTTAGAAAATGAAATCTCCGAATCGAGAATAGAAGAATTAATGGTAGGATGTTATCGATTGACGCCTGGTGCAGATGATTTCATATCAATCTATACATCATTTGCTATTGATGCAGGTGGAGCAATTCATGAAACATTGAAATGTTGCTTAGATGGTAAGGCTGAACATATTGTCGATGTAGCAAGTTTTGCTCGAGATTCACTGGATAAGTATATCCAAGAGAAAAACGATTTGCAGTATTCAGATCCAAGTTTTGAAGAAAGAATACTGAATGATCCTCTAATGCAAAGAGAACTTCAAAGGCAGAAAAAAGAACTGAATTTACTCAGGAATGAGATCATATTAAATGTACAATTTATTAGTAATGAATTGTTGTTCAATAAAGGAAAAAGTATTCTGGATAATTAA